The following nucleotide sequence is from Hippopotamus amphibius kiboko isolate mHipAmp2 chromosome 11, mHipAmp2.hap2, whole genome shotgun sequence.
aggaccagtgaccccataggagactgaaccagacctacctgctggtgttggagggttgcctgcagaggtggggggcagctgtggctcaccgaggagacaggggcactggcagcaggggttctgagaagtgctcattggcgtgagccctcccagagactgccattagccccaccaaagagcctgtaagctccagtgctaggtagcctcatgCCAAatgaccagcagggtgggaacacagccccacccattggcaaacaagcagattaaagtgtcactgagctccacccacccagcccaacccaccatcagtcgctcccatcaggaagcacccacgagcctcctagacagcttcctccacaagaaggcagacagcagaatcaagcagtatcagcagtatttcatcttgtggaactgaaaatcacagccacagaaagacacagaaaaatgaaaaggcaaaagactttgtaccagatgaagggacaagataaaacaccagaaaaacaactaaatgaagaggagataggcactcttccagaaaaagaattcagaataatgatggtgaagatgatccaggacttaaaaaaaaaacaaaccctcaaACTAGTGTCCATATTAGAGGTGACAATATTTCTTTTGTAGTTTCTTACATAAAATAAGACTGCGTTGAACATCCCATATTGGAATTTATCTTTCCAACACTAAGAGTAGGCTCTGCCCATTAAAGCAGAATGACTCGAACTTGGTTTTCAGTTCCTCTGGATTCTCAGAGCAGCAGTAAGACAAGTCTCAGGATCATCATGAGgctggaataaaataaaagacaggcAAGGGGTGGGTGACTCAGGAGGTGTGAGATAGAAGGGTCCTGCGTTCACCTAACCAGTGTGGTACAAAACCCTGGCTTCCAGGGTCCTGCCCTGCTTCTACTCCCCGGGGCAGGGGTGATCTCCCCATCCCTGTACTTGAACTTCCCAGCCATGACTAATTAGCCACTTAATAACGTTCActgaatgaaggagaaaaatcagaaCTCACTGTTCTGAAAATCTGGAATGAACCTTCATAAAAGAAAGGTTCGGGAAAAAACACAAGACTTTCAAAAGCTAGTAATGGCAAGCAACTTGAAAAACTAATCAAGGGGAGATCTGGGGATATCATTATTACAATCTCAGCTTCTTTCCACGTTTGGGGTCCTGTCTTCTTGGCCTATAAACCCTACTTCTGACACTCTCCACCACCAAGTATCATTATTAGAACAGGGCTATCATTAGAAAGCAGTCCTTTTATAATCACACTTTCATTCCCAAATCATAAACATTATACCCAGCCACACTAGGAAATTCTATTGAAAAGTAGAAAGGAGAAAACTACCCATTGCGTTACCACCAAGAGATTACTAATAATTTGAAGTATTTCCTTGCTATCTTGTTTTtctatacacagatttttttaaacattgagaTCACACactatatttgtttgtttattctattttcatttcctattatgttattaatattttctaatgtcACTAAACAGTTATTGAAAACATGACACGTAATACTTGCTCAACATTCCATTAACTGGACAAAACACTTATTAACCATTTCCTTGCTGGTGAATTTTTaagctgtttctaatttttcagttcatcatgttttcctctagaaataAAGGTACAATAAACATCAGTCTTTGTATACATCTCATTATTTCTTTGGAATAAATTCCAAAAAGTGAAACcgtagaaagaaaatgaacatgttGATAGCTGTCAACATGTAAAGCCAACTTCCaggaagaatttaaaatgttacGTACAAATTTTTCACTTGGTAATGTGCTCAAACCCGTGGACAGAATTACTGGGATCAAATTAAGAGGAATCTGAAGCTCcctatttacctttttaaaaaatattaagttttctccttaaaaactcaaaataactTCGACAGACTGTCACTCAGTCCAACTCTTTAAGAGAGATTATCagattttaatgaatatatttactGTCTCAGATGGGTAAATCCTGAGAAAAAATGAGGCTGAATTTAGTTCTTTATTCTGAAAAAGGTAAGTGTGTACACGTGATCAGATACTACAGCAACACTAAGTTTATTTGATAAAAACGTTCACGTGCCTATAAATGTCAACAATTGATTGGAAGATATTTTAAGGTTTTAAAGTCCTGCTGATTgtaataaaaattactttgacCTTTCAAGTTAAAACTGACTTTTGCCAAAAATTCAGCACTTCAAAATGTTGGCAGAGGAAAATATAGATCAAAATAGGTTTTTCTTACCTTAAACCGGCAACCAGCCCGGCTGGCATGATTTTCTTGGATCTCTTGAACCTCACCCCCATTATGGTGGCCAGAAAGAAAGCTGTAACTAAAAACCAAACCAGTGCGTGAACCAGAGTTTCAAACGTGTTATCAGTGCTTGCTTGTGAAAAAAAGGGATTTCATTTCAGCTTTCTAATACAACTATCATGTATTGGTACTGAGTTGCTATTTTCTTGAAGAGATAAAGTGCTCTATTAAAACACTTTATAAACTAGCTCATCAAAAAGGTTTACTGAGCACGTTAAAATCCATTCCTGAAATATCTTCAACAGAAAAGGTCTTTTTCTAACATAAATTtctatttataggacactcctgGGAAGGCCAGGACTGTGTCTTATTCAAGGTGCCTGAGGAACACTAGGCAGTATGCCTGCACCCACAGGAGACAGCCAATAATTGTTTAGTTagctgaagagaaggaaaagaatcagTTTCTAAAGTAAATCTTTAAAGTAAGACCTGATTAATAAAATGACACTAGGAAAAGgctgactttttattttgtagcaTTCCGTTTTGGAAATCTGATGCCTGGAGAGTAAATAACAACAGCCTAATAACAATATTAAATTCAGAAGCATCATGCCAGCCTTTTAGAAGCTGAACCAATATGATGAGACAAGCAGTATGTAAGAGACAAGGGCATCGATGTCACAATTTAAGAGCAATTTTCAAGGAAAAATCACTTGCTGATATAAAAAACATGATTGACAACAAACATACATGAACTATTTAAGTGCATATGAATAAAAAGccctatatatgtgtgtatgtgtgtatacatatatcttgctgatatttttactttctgacaaaatttcattattaaaaatagcCCTTGCTCCTATTTAAAATAAgtatggaaaaaaaatcccacttaatctctttctctccctcaaatAAAGAACTGGTACAATTTgtcttcctttgtattttcttccaCATCCACCAAGGCACTTTGAATAATCATCAAATTAAACAGAGACCACTTCCTTAGCGTAGTTTTCCAGACCTTCTCCGTATTTGTCTTTCAACCCAGACAGAAGAAAGCCAAGCATCCTGGggctttaaacacacacacaggtttttCTCCTACTATAAGCCCAAGAAGGGAAGAAGCTAAAAGAGTCAGCCTTGCTCTTCTAGGTTAAATCTTAAGGCAAAGTGGGATCTAAAAGCTGAttgtgatttaaataaaataatgcaaggCTGTCTCTTTTTAGACATTCTCACAGTAACACAAACTAGGCTAATATGCATTTAGGAGCGTTAGCAGAAAATCCAGACATAATTCCTcactttttctaattttatttttttagtaacaaGTTTTATAGAAACATTCTTCTGAGTTGGAAGGCCTGGCAGCAACATCATTGTTTTTGATCGGGTCTCTGTAGAAAGGAACAAGAACGGTGTTCTGTCTCGAAGCATGCGTGTGCCCGCCTGCCATCTGACCAGTATTTTCTAGTACACCTTGGCTAGGTATCAGAAAACTACCCCCAAGCTTTGATTCTCCATGACTGGGAAAAACGCCTACTcacacagtgacagttttacatctcgCTTGTCATTGGAGACACGGTAAGCTCCATAGCCAGCCAAAAATCCAACAAAAAGACCAGCAATCAAAGACAGAACACCACCTGGAGAAAAAAAGTAACGCGCTCAGAGAGAGAATCGCCAAACGAAAGGCAAGCCCTCATTACTTCACATGTGGAAAAAAGCATTTCTTCTTGGGCACTGTAATGGGACAAAGCCAAATTAGGTATCAGCTATCTCTGGAGGGTTTCTAAGAAATGACTGTTCCATGCTGATATCTAAGTAATCTTCCTTCGCAACACACAATGTCAACATAATTCAGTTTTTTGACACTATGGGTATGTAAACCAAAAAACTCATTCGATAATAAATGAGTAACCCTGAGGAGGTTAAGTCAATTAATTATGCAATTGATACTAACAGATGAAGGGAGACCCAGATGCCTAGGCTCTGGAATGACAGGTTCTGAACCCCTCAGAACCCCCCCTTCTGAGAATCCCTTCCACCACCTGCTGGTTCTCAGTAGCTTCTTGTCCTACTTATAGACCCTCAGACGATCCTATCACAACCACCAACCTCCCACCAGGTCCCTTTGATGAAAAATCTGGTTTGGGCTCACCTCTCCGCTTATATCCCAAAATGCTTCCGAATGTCACCAGAGCTGCATAACCAAAACCAATCAGGTCCATTGGCAAGGTTCAAGTCTAAAGCAAGGCGAAAGGGACATATTTTACAAGATAAAAAGACTCTGTGGGAccaaatgtgtataaaaatgatGTGCACTTCACAGAATTACAGAAATCAAGTTCTCTAATCTACTAAGAAAAGGGCAGCTAAATCTTCACCTCTCCCAACACTCAGCCGCTGTCCCCCCACCGTCATCACTCTCAGGCGCACTCAGGGTGACACCTG
It contains:
- the TMEM14A gene encoding transmembrane protein 14A yields the protein MDLIGFGYAALVTFGSILGYKRRGGVLSLIAGLFVGFLAGYGAYRVSNDKRDVKLSLFTAFFLATIMGVRFKRSKKIMPAGLVAGLSLMMILRLVLLLL